A region from the Lysobacter sp. BMK333-48F3 genome encodes:
- a CDS encoding cyclase family protein translates to MKLRTLLPTLGLLALGVAASVQAADRVGTSPWGPNDEIGRLNLITPQSRAAILSRVQGERVYDLATDYYIGMPSWQAAGDPHYQFWMTHTPRGTIADDPMGVGREMNHKVSYTGAAFSMYSHSGTHIDALNHFGLDGKIWNGFSADEHLGDRGWKKTGIEKFPPLIARGVLIDVAAAQGLPMLPENYRITRQDLQNALARQKLRLQRGDVVLIRTGRMQRFGDAAGYMANPPGLGLDAAKFLVEDGGAMIVGADNLSLETFPSEVAGDYIPVHTYMLAQHGVPIIELVALEELSRDKVYEFAFIGGPLKIRGGDAAPLRPIALPVR, encoded by the coding sequence ATGAAATTGCGTACTCTTCTGCCGACCCTGGGCCTGCTGGCCCTGGGCGTCGCCGCTTCCGTCCAGGCCGCCGACCGCGTCGGCACCAGCCCTTGGGGCCCGAACGACGAGATCGGCCGGCTCAACCTGATCACCCCGCAATCGCGCGCGGCGATCCTGTCGCGGGTGCAGGGCGAGCGGGTCTACGACCTGGCCACCGATTACTACATCGGCATGCCGAGCTGGCAGGCCGCGGGCGACCCGCACTACCAGTTCTGGATGACCCACACCCCGCGCGGCACCATCGCCGACGACCCGATGGGCGTGGGCCGGGAAATGAACCACAAGGTCAGCTACACCGGCGCGGCGTTCTCGATGTACAGCCACAGCGGCACCCACATCGACGCGCTCAACCACTTCGGCCTGGACGGCAAGATCTGGAACGGCTTCAGCGCCGACGAGCATCTGGGCGACCGCGGCTGGAAGAAGACCGGGATCGAGAAGTTCCCGCCGCTGATCGCGCGCGGCGTGCTGATCGACGTGGCCGCGGCGCAGGGACTGCCGATGCTGCCGGAGAACTACCGCATCACCCGCCAGGACCTGCAGAACGCGCTGGCCAGGCAGAAGCTGCGCCTGCAGCGCGGCGACGTGGTGCTGATCCGCACCGGCCGCATGCAGCGCTTCGGCGACGCCGCCGGCTACATGGCCAACCCGCCGGGACTGGGCCTGGATGCGGCGAAGTTCCTGGTCGAGGACGGCGGGGCGATGATCGTCGGCGCCGACAACCTGAGCCTGGAGACCTTCCCCTCGGAAGTCGCCGGCGACTACATTCCGGTGCACACCTATATGCTGGCCCAGCACGGCGTGCCGATCATCGAACTGGTCGCGCTGGAGGAACTGTCGCGCGACAAGGTCTACGAGTTCGCCTTCATCGGCGGACCGCTGAAGATCCGCGGCGGCGACGCCGCGCCGCTGCGGCCGATCGCGCTGCCGGTGCGCTGA
- a CDS encoding LysR family transcriptional regulator — protein sequence MDSFTLMRSFRRIVELGGLAKAAEDLGVSAAGLSKQLRALESHLGAVLIQRTTRRMGLTEVGEAYYRECVRLLDELDALEASVRGQSQQVSGRLRVNAPLSFALSVLSPLLARFLQRYPQLQLDLVLEDRLLDAVAEGFDVSIRLRAQLPDSSLIARRLGQACQMLCASPSYLAAHGVPADAAALAGHALLHYSLAEPPGVWPLEGPQGPVVVQGVPRAAVGNSLVLRDLLEAGLGIGALPSFLARPSMAAGRLVRVLPDHRFAPRQIYAVYPTTRHLQPKVRALVEFLAAELPPLLEPPPADC from the coding sequence ATGGACTCCTTCACCCTGATGCGCTCGTTCCGCCGCATCGTCGAACTCGGCGGGCTGGCCAAGGCGGCCGAGGACCTGGGCGTGTCGGCGGCGGGCTTGAGCAAGCAGTTGCGCGCGCTGGAGTCGCATCTGGGCGCGGTGCTGATCCAGCGCACCACGCGGCGGATGGGCCTGACCGAGGTCGGCGAGGCCTACTACCGCGAATGCGTACGGCTGCTGGACGAGCTGGATGCGCTGGAGGCCTCGGTGCGCGGGCAGTCGCAGCAGGTGAGCGGTCGGTTGCGGGTCAATGCGCCGCTGTCGTTCGCGTTGAGCGTGTTGTCGCCGTTGCTGGCGCGGTTCCTGCAGCGCTATCCGCAGCTGCAGCTGGACCTGGTGCTGGAAGACCGCTTGCTGGATGCGGTGGCCGAGGGTTTCGACGTGTCGATCCGGTTGCGCGCGCAGTTGCCGGATTCGTCGCTGATCGCGCGCCGGTTGGGGCAGGCCTGCCAGATGCTGTGCGCGTCGCCGTCGTACCTGGCCGCGCACGGCGTGCCGGCCGATGCGGCGGCGTTGGCGGGGCATGCGTTGTTGCACTACAGCCTGGCCGAGCCGCCGGGCGTGTGGCCGCTGGAAGGTCCGCAGGGGCCGGTGGTGGTGCAGGGCGTGCCGCGCGCGGCGGTCGGCAACAGCCTGGTGCTGCGCGACCTGCTGGAGGCCGGACTCGGCATCGGCGCACTGCCGTCGTTCCTGGCCCGGCCGTCGATGGCGGCGGGCAGGCTGGTGCGAGTGTTGCCGGATCATCGCTTCGCGCCGCGGCAGATCTACGCGGTGTACCCGACCACGCGCCATCTGCAGCCCAAGGTGCGGGCGCTGGTCGAGTTCCTGGCCGCGGAACTGCCGCCGTTGCTGGAACCGCCGCCGGCCGATTGCTGA
- a CDS encoding XVIPCD domain-containing protein: MSDESDRYVYNPLERATFEAIAYNAIGRGSEINTLPAYRLSHSSAGSGWSVGLMQWDFGQPGRREKVPELLAGYQQWARGDAFTAAEVASLTTRLQTSGQGGNALSRDEQNRLNEYLRSDPGREFVNGLDREQIAYKWDNVGQPLSQIPWLQELSRNDPSEAAEIVAMASKRFNQGEVRGRELISHLRQNETTSQQLSDWIGTHSARAPADRDSIVSGRDAALSAVQLMNSLELGSGPLSRAWREQVHTQGNVGLTQGFSFRNDSQLLDAMMRAPASGRRIFAQFDEGAPYVPVMIDGANELARLEMASVRVGRDGVLTMSSTRDVDYLLTAEGWELAHPQPERRAPDTLDHLEPRVLPQGPPGRGANASDVGSEALPVVGADHRVIKTIRDRLPGAFAQHGPVPPPQDLDRIAACLAVECARNGLGRPDHIVVGHPAVDGSGRHVFAVEGEPGSPAHLRADVAGQQAAITPVSESMQRLEAMQAQRDREQSLAQAQQAQDSQRIATPRV; encoded by the coding sequence ATGAGCGATGAATCGGATCGGTATGTCTATAACCCGCTAGAGCGGGCCACTTTCGAGGCCATTGCGTACAACGCCATAGGCCGCGGAAGCGAGATCAATACGCTGCCGGCCTATCGCTTGAGCCACAGCAGCGCAGGTTCCGGCTGGTCCGTCGGCCTGATGCAATGGGACTTCGGCCAGCCAGGACGACGGGAGAAAGTGCCGGAACTTCTGGCTGGCTATCAGCAGTGGGCGCGCGGCGACGCGTTCACCGCCGCCGAGGTCGCTTCGCTGACCACACGTTTGCAGACGTCGGGACAAGGCGGAAACGCGCTGAGTCGAGACGAGCAGAACAGACTGAACGAGTACCTTCGTTCCGATCCGGGTCGGGAATTTGTAAACGGGTTGGACCGCGAGCAGATAGCCTACAAATGGGACAATGTCGGGCAGCCCCTGTCGCAGATTCCCTGGCTTCAGGAACTCAGCCGCAACGATCCAAGCGAGGCCGCGGAGATCGTGGCGATGGCTTCCAAGCGGTTCAACCAGGGCGAAGTACGCGGACGCGAGCTGATTTCACATCTGCGGCAGAACGAAACGACCTCGCAGCAGCTCAGTGACTGGATCGGAACGCATAGCGCACGAGCGCCGGCCGATCGCGACAGTATCGTGAGCGGCCGAGATGCCGCACTGTCGGCGGTGCAGCTGATGAACTCTCTGGAACTGGGTAGCGGCCCTCTCAGTCGGGCCTGGCGCGAGCAGGTTCATACCCAGGGCAATGTGGGGCTGACTCAGGGTTTCAGCTTCAGGAACGACTCGCAATTGCTCGATGCGATGATGCGCGCCCCAGCCAGCGGAAGGCGAATTTTTGCCCAGTTCGATGAAGGAGCGCCGTACGTTCCAGTTATGATCGACGGTGCGAACGAACTGGCACGGTTGGAAATGGCAAGCGTTCGTGTGGGGCGCGACGGCGTGCTGACGATGAGCAGCACGCGAGACGTGGATTATTTGTTGACGGCCGAGGGTTGGGAGTTGGCCCATCCCCAGCCCGAACGTCGAGCGCCGGACACCTTGGATCACCTAGAGCCTCGCGTATTGCCCCAGGGCCCGCCCGGACGGGGGGCGAACGCCAGCGATGTCGGGTCCGAGGCACTCCCGGTGGTAGGCGCTGACCACCGTGTCATCAAGACCATTCGCGATCGATTGCCGGGCGCTTTTGCCCAACATGGCCCGGTGCCGCCGCCACAGGACTTGGACCGAATCGCTGCCTGCCTGGCAGTCGAGTGCGCGCGCAACGGGCTTGGACGCCCGGACCACATCGTGGTGGGGCACCCGGCGGTCGACGGATCGGGGCGGCATGTGTTCGCAGTCGAGGGCGAGCCGGGTAGCCCGGCGCATTTGCGCGCCGACGTTGCGGGTCAGCAGGCCGCAATTACGCCGGTGTCGGAGTCGATGCAGCGATTGGAAGCCATGCAGGCCCAGCGCGATCGGGAGCAGAGTCTGGCCCAGGCTCAACAGGCTCAGGATAGCCAACGGATCGCAACGCCTCGGGTGTGA
- a CDS encoding lysozyme inhibitor LprI family protein yields the protein MAANDPGVAASVEAVEAAERIRQAQMRANQGESRIGQATQKSQHYQTGDDCMAIADLDAREECFALSEDYRRCADSDLHCAPYKKMYALRGQLAKLEADAYALADKAYGNLKMWDQTYLVDMKESFTKSNSAWRVYRDSHCTAEQFYAGTTRKDIGDLAEACRAQLTQARIEEMKTLLQGLKPLEDGDHER from the coding sequence ATGGCCGCGAACGACCCGGGCGTCGCCGCTTCGGTGGAGGCCGTCGAAGCGGCCGAACGCATTCGCCAGGCGCAGATGCGCGCCAATCAAGGCGAGTCGCGGATTGGCCAGGCAACGCAGAAGTCCCAGCACTATCAAACGGGCGACGATTGCATGGCGATCGCCGATCTGGATGCACGTGAGGAGTGCTTTGCTCTTTCAGAAGACTACCGGCGATGCGCCGATAGTGATCTGCATTGCGCGCCTTACAAAAAGATGTATGCCTTGCGCGGGCAGCTTGCCAAATTGGAGGCCGATGCCTATGCATTGGCCGACAAGGCATACGGCAATCTGAAGATGTGGGATCAGACCTATTTGGTCGACATGAAAGAAAGTTTCACCAAGTCAAACTCGGCTTGGCGCGTGTATCGCGACAGCCATTGCACGGCCGAGCAGTTCTACGCCGGGACCACGCGCAAGGATATCGGCGACTTGGCTGAGGCATGCCGGGCACAGCTGACGCAAGCGCGGATCGAGGAAATGAAAACGCTACTTCAGGGACTGAAGCCGTTGGAGGATGGAGACCATGAGCGATGA
- a CDS encoding M28 family metallopeptidase yields the protein MPAFAAKPAKAPKPPKAPVFDTKRLSEEVKVLSSDEFEGRGPATAGETKTIDYVVAQLKAAGVQPGGDLKDGKRLWTQAVPLLRSNIEGSPKLTLTVKKKSRALTQGNEIAVRAALNGADNVAFKNAPLVFAGYGVSAPERDWDDFKGVDLKGKIAVVLINDPDFDTGDGGSDQNAFGGKAMTYYGRWTYKYEEAARRGALGLLIVHETEPASYGWATVKNSNTNTMFDVVRDQPGKAHPSMEGWIQRDLAVSLFKSAGLDFEKLKQQAQTREFKPVTLKGVTLSANYAVKSEVITSQNIVGRVEGSKKPDETVIYSAHWDHLGVGAPDAKGDTIYNGAVDNATGTAALIEMGRAFAKGKKPQRSVVFLAVTAEEKGLLGSEYYSSKPLYPLAKTVAVINTDALSPTGPARDFTTSGSAKQELLDELIATAQRWNLNYVTDPKPEAGHFFRSDHFPFAKRGVPAVSFGSGEDKADGGVDAGKAESAAYVKDRYHQPADQWEASWTFTGMARDLQILYTLGNDLANSRRWPNWAQDSEFRGARDETAGERAGK from the coding sequence ATGCCCGCTTTCGCCGCCAAGCCGGCCAAGGCGCCCAAGCCGCCGAAGGCGCCGGTGTTCGACACCAAGCGCCTGTCCGAAGAAGTGAAGGTGCTGTCCTCCGACGAGTTCGAAGGCCGCGGCCCCGCCACCGCCGGCGAAACCAAGACCATCGACTACGTCGTCGCCCAACTCAAGGCGGCCGGCGTGCAGCCCGGCGGCGACCTCAAGGACGGCAAGCGCCTGTGGACCCAGGCCGTGCCGCTGCTGCGTTCCAACATCGAGGGCTCGCCCAAGCTGACCCTGACGGTGAAGAAGAAGTCGCGCGCGCTGACCCAGGGCAACGAGATCGCCGTGCGCGCCGCGCTCAACGGCGCCGACAACGTCGCCTTCAAGAACGCGCCGCTGGTGTTCGCCGGCTACGGCGTCAGCGCGCCGGAGCGCGATTGGGACGACTTCAAGGGCGTCGACCTGAAGGGCAAGATCGCGGTCGTGCTGATCAACGACCCGGATTTCGACACCGGCGACGGCGGCTCTGATCAGAATGCATTCGGCGGCAAGGCCATGACCTATTACGGCCGCTGGACCTACAAGTACGAGGAAGCCGCGCGCCGCGGCGCGCTCGGCCTGCTGATCGTGCACGAGACCGAGCCGGCGTCCTACGGCTGGGCCACGGTCAAGAACTCCAATACCAACACCATGTTCGACGTGGTTCGCGACCAGCCCGGCAAGGCCCACCCGAGCATGGAAGGCTGGATCCAGCGCGACCTGGCGGTGAGCCTGTTCAAGAGCGCCGGCCTGGATTTCGAAAAACTGAAGCAGCAGGCCCAGACCCGCGAGTTCAAGCCGGTGACCCTGAAGGGCGTGACCCTGTCGGCCAACTACGCGGTCAAGAGCGAAGTCATCACCTCGCAGAATATCGTCGGCCGCGTCGAAGGCAGCAAGAAGCCCGACGAGACCGTGATCTACAGCGCCCACTGGGACCATCTCGGCGTCGGCGCGCCCGACGCCAAGGGCGACACCATCTATAACGGCGCGGTCGACAACGCCACCGGCACCGCCGCCCTGATCGAGATGGGCCGCGCCTTCGCCAAGGGCAAGAAGCCGCAGCGCTCGGTGGTGTTCCTGGCCGTGACCGCGGAGGAGAAGGGCCTGCTCGGCTCGGAGTACTACTCGTCCAAGCCGCTGTACCCGCTGGCCAAGACCGTCGCGGTGATCAACACCGACGCGCTGTCCCCGACCGGTCCGGCGCGCGACTTCACCACCTCCGGCAGCGCCAAGCAGGAACTGCTGGACGAACTGATCGCCACCGCCCAGCGCTGGAACCTCAACTACGTCACCGATCCCAAGCCCGAGGCCGGCCACTTCTTCCGTTCCGACCATTTCCCGTTCGCCAAGCGCGGCGTGCCGGCGGTGTCGTTCGGCTCGGGCGAGGACAAGGCGGACGGCGGCGTCGACGCCGGCAAGGCCGAGAGCGCGGCCTACGTCAAGGACCGCTACCACCAGCCGGCCGACCAATGGGAAGCCAGCTGGACCTTCACCGGCATGGCCCGCGACCTGCAGATCCTCTACACCCTCGGCAACGACCTGGCCAACTCGCGCCGCTGGCCGAACTGGGCCCAGGACTCGGAGTTCCGCGGGGCGCGGGACGAGACGGCGGGGGAGCGGGCGGGGAAATAG
- a CDS encoding GFA family protein: MNPDPANEVDGAERRFSGSNDARTPALADSGDSRGAIPTNTASVAAPAATSADAAAATAPARVAACACGDLRVTARGEPLSVYACACLECQRATGSAFSYRARYAKDRIAVDGEPRRWRRGSDAGRWVEHCFCPRCGSLVYMEAEALPDAVVISVGAFADPDFAAPGALHRSARRHRWYELGCRLL; this comes from the coding sequence ATGAACCCGGACCCCGCGAACGAGGTCGATGGCGCTGAGCGTCGCTTCTCCGGCTCGAACGACGCGCGAACCCCTGCGCTCGCCGATAGCGGCGACAGCCGCGGCGCGATCCCGACGAACACCGCATCCGTCGCAGCGCCGGCCGCCACGTCGGCCGATGCCGCCGCAGCGACAGCGCCGGCCCGCGTCGCCGCCTGCGCCTGCGGCGACCTGCGCGTGACCGCGCGCGGCGAACCGCTCAGCGTCTATGCCTGCGCCTGCCTGGAATGCCAGCGCGCCACCGGGTCGGCGTTCTCCTACCGCGCCCGCTACGCCAAGGACCGCATCGCCGTCGACGGCGAGCCGCGCCGCTGGCGCCGCGGCAGCGACGCCGGACGCTGGGTCGAGCATTGCTTCTGCCCACGTTGCGGCAGCCTGGTCTATATGGAAGCCGAAGCCTTGCCCGACGCGGTGGTGATTTCGGTCGGCGCCTTCGCCGACCCCGACTTCGCCGCCCCCGGAGCGCTGCACCGCAGCGCCCGCCGCCACCGCTGGTACGAACTCGGCTGCCGCTTGCTGTGA
- a CDS encoding helix-turn-helix domain-containing protein — MKRLPGDACGLATALNAIGGKWKTMILWEVNLAPRRFGELRRLLPGISEKVLTEQLREMEADLLVRREAFPGAVQKVVYSATEYGIGLNEAVAVMSAWGKAHEARLAQRDEAL, encoded by the coding sequence ATGAAACGCCTGCCCGGCGACGCTTGCGGCCTGGCCACCGCGCTCAATGCGATCGGCGGCAAGTGGAAGACGATGATCCTGTGGGAGGTCAATCTGGCGCCGCGCCGCTTCGGCGAGCTGCGCCGCCTGCTGCCGGGGATCAGCGAGAAGGTGCTGACCGAGCAGTTGCGCGAGATGGAGGCCGACCTGCTGGTCCGGCGCGAGGCGTTTCCGGGCGCGGTGCAGAAGGTGGTGTATTCGGCGACCGAGTACGGCATCGGCCTGAACGAGGCGGTCGCGGTGATGTCGGCCTGGGGCAAAGCGCACGAGGCGCGCCTGGCGCAACGCGACGAGGCCCTGTAG
- the bla gene encoding class A beta-lactamase — MHRRDFLQRSGAVLLAAGFGGSSFALLARSPAKEIGAHWTAQLTRLERDSGGRLGVAALDTGNGQRLAWRGGERFPMCSTFKFLLAAAVLREVDRGRLDLQRKLPIAKSDIIAHSPVTGPLVGVGASVATLCEATMTLSDNAAANLLLPLIGGPAGLTRFLRGIGDPVTRLDRTEPELNVVGPGDERDTTSPDAMLDSLRKLALGDALKPASREQLTAWLVANKTGDKRLRAGLPAGLKVGDKTGTANTTANDLAAIWPAAPRKPVLLTCYLTDAGKIDAAGRDQVHAEVARTLAQIWL; from the coding sequence ATGCATCGACGCGACTTTTTGCAACGCAGCGGCGCCGTATTGCTCGCCGCCGGTTTCGGCGGCTCCAGCTTCGCCCTGCTGGCGCGCTCGCCGGCCAAGGAGATCGGCGCGCACTGGACCGCGCAGCTGACCCGGCTGGAACGCGACAGCGGCGGCCGGCTGGGCGTGGCCGCGCTGGACACCGGCAACGGCCAGCGCCTGGCCTGGCGCGGCGGCGAACGCTTCCCGATGTGCAGCACCTTCAAGTTCCTGCTCGCCGCGGCGGTGCTGCGCGAGGTCGACCGCGGCAGGCTGGACCTGCAACGCAAGCTGCCGATCGCCAAGAGCGACATCATCGCTCACTCGCCGGTGACCGGGCCGCTGGTCGGCGTCGGCGCCAGCGTCGCCACCCTGTGCGAGGCGACCATGACCCTCAGCGACAACGCCGCGGCCAATCTGCTGCTGCCGCTGATCGGCGGTCCGGCCGGGCTGACCCGCTTCCTGCGCGGCATCGGCGACCCGGTCACGCGCCTGGACCGGACCGAGCCCGAGCTCAACGTGGTCGGCCCGGGCGACGAGCGCGACACCACCTCGCCCGATGCGATGCTCGACAGCCTGCGCAAGCTGGCGTTGGGCGACGCGCTCAAGCCGGCCTCGCGCGAACAACTGACCGCCTGGCTGGTGGCCAACAAGACCGGCGACAAGCGCCTGCGCGCGGGCCTGCCCGCCGGGCTCAAGGTCGGCGACAAGACCGGCACCGCCAACACCACAGCCAACGACCTCGCGGCGATCTGGCCGGCTGCGCCGCGCAAGCCGGTGCTGCTGACTTGCTACCTGACCGATGCCGGCAAGATCGACGCGGCCGGCCGCGACCAGGTGCATGCCGAAGTCGCGCGCACCCTGGCGCAGATCTGGCTGTAA
- a CDS encoding NHL repeat-containing protein, giving the protein MTRTHWLWLAIGLTAAALAATYVYEWQRRESAPAAPRGPAPTPFGWQGQLQSIAGDGIAGLRDGAAAQARFADPYGLARASDGSLYIADGGDNNRIRRIAPDGQVSSFAGGGEGFADGNGAAAKFHTPSGLAFDRAGNLYVADTGNHAIRRITPQGAVSTVAGTGAAGYRDGPGAQAQFDGPVGVAVDARGRIFVADTYNDRIRVIGTDGNVSTLAGGAHPGFVDGAGATARFDTPTALAVGLRGTVWVADTRNDAIRRIDAQGTVTTLPGTGPDSESGAPHRPISLALSHDGLLYVGEMTWGRVLQFKPDGQWRPISGREQAQRLPRPSGLVLDGAGGLYVNDAASYRVHRVATASAPASALPLEVGPSLDNPLPATAGRWPLRPQNGWHEVVGTLGEVRGDGRGESRHHLHGGLDIRGDVGQEVLAIADAKIGNPAAAWGYGGLGEGLMLDALSYIHMRVGRTAQGQPLDPQRFQALTDDAGAKPRMRVRRGARFQAGDALGTINPMAHVHLAYGPFGFERNAALLGFVNYADSYAPRIERIQLLDPSEQPLAERQDGRLLLSRALPGVHIVVEAWDQVDRNLPRRRLGLYAVGYQWLSAAGQPLPGYESPRMNIQFDRMPAADDAVKVAYAPDSGITVHGSAITRFRYMVSNTVRDGRLAAGSYSPSELPAGDYLLRITARDYSGNVAAAGRDLAVRVQ; this is encoded by the coding sequence ATGACCCGAACCCATTGGCTGTGGCTGGCGATCGGCCTGACCGCGGCGGCCCTGGCCGCGACCTATGTCTACGAGTGGCAACGGCGCGAGTCCGCACCCGCCGCGCCGCGCGGCCCGGCGCCGACCCCGTTCGGCTGGCAGGGGCAGTTGCAATCGATCGCCGGCGACGGCATCGCCGGGCTGCGCGACGGCGCCGCGGCGCAGGCGCGCTTCGCCGATCCTTACGGCCTGGCGCGCGCCAGCGACGGCAGCCTGTACATCGCCGACGGCGGCGACAACAACCGCATCCGCCGGATCGCGCCGGACGGCCAGGTCAGCAGCTTCGCCGGCGGCGGCGAAGGCTTCGCCGACGGCAACGGCGCGGCGGCGAAGTTCCATACCCCGTCCGGCCTGGCCTTCGATCGCGCCGGCAATCTGTATGTCGCCGACACCGGCAATCACGCGATCCGCCGCATCACCCCGCAGGGCGCAGTCAGCACCGTCGCCGGCACCGGCGCGGCCGGCTACCGCGACGGTCCCGGCGCGCAGGCGCAGTTCGACGGACCGGTCGGCGTCGCGGTCGACGCGCGCGGCCGCATCTTCGTGGCCGACACCTACAACGACCGCATTCGCGTGATCGGCACCGACGGCAACGTCAGCACCCTGGCCGGCGGCGCGCACCCGGGCTTCGTCGACGGCGCCGGCGCGACGGCGCGGTTCGACACCCCGACCGCGCTCGCGGTCGGCCTGCGCGGCACGGTCTGGGTCGCCGACACCCGCAACGACGCGATCCGCCGCATCGACGCGCAAGGCACGGTGACCACCCTGCCCGGCACCGGCCCCGACAGCGAGAGCGGCGCGCCGCACCGTCCGATCAGCCTGGCGCTGAGCCACGACGGTCTGCTCTACGTCGGCGAAATGACCTGGGGCCGAGTGCTGCAGTTCAAGCCCGACGGGCAATGGCGGCCGATCAGCGGCCGCGAGCAGGCGCAGCGCCTGCCGCGCCCCTCCGGCCTGGTGCTGGACGGCGCCGGCGGCCTGTACGTCAACGACGCCGCCAGCTATCGCGTGCACCGCGTCGCCACCGCCTCGGCGCCGGCCTCGGCCTTGCCGCTGGAAGTCGGCCCGTCGCTGGACAACCCCTTGCCGGCCACCGCCGGGCGCTGGCCGCTGCGGCCGCAGAACGGCTGGCACGAAGTGGTCGGCACGCTCGGCGAAGTGCGCGGCGACGGCCGCGGCGAAAGCCGCCACCACCTGCACGGCGGCCTGGATATCCGCGGCGACGTCGGCCAGGAGGTGCTGGCGATCGCCGACGCCAAGATCGGCAACCCGGCCGCGGCCTGGGGTTATGGCGGACTCGGCGAAGGCCTGATGCTGGATGCGCTGAGCTATATCCACATGCGCGTCGGCCGCACCGCCCAGGGCCAGCCGCTGGACCCGCAGCGCTTCCAGGCCCTGACCGACGACGCCGGCGCGAAGCCGCGCATGCGCGTGCGCCGCGGCGCGCGCTTCCAAGCCGGCGACGCGCTGGGCACGATCAATCCGATGGCGCACGTGCACCTGGCCTACGGGCCGTTCGGCTTCGAGCGCAACGCCGCCCTGCTCGGCTTCGTCAACTACGCCGACAGCTACGCGCCGCGGATCGAGCGCATCCAGTTGCTCGACCCGTCCGAACAGCCGCTGGCCGAACGCCAGGACGGCCGCCTGCTGCTGTCGCGCGCCCTGCCCGGCGTGCACATCGTGGTCGAGGCCTGGGATCAGGTCGACCGCAACCTGCCGCGGCGCCGGCTGGGCCTGTACGCGGTCGGCTATCAGTGGCTGAGTGCGGCCGGGCAACCGCTGCCGGGCTACGAGAGCCCGCGCATGAACATCCAGTTCGACCGCATGCCGGCCGCCGACGATGCGGTCAAGGTGGCCTATGCGCCGGACAGCGGCATCACCGTGCACGGCAGCGCCATCACCCGCTTCCGCTACATGGTCAGCAATACCGTGCGCGACGGCCGCCTGGCCGCGGGCAGCTATTCGCCGA